From a single Arachis hypogaea cultivar Tifrunner chromosome 3, arahy.Tifrunner.gnm2.J5K5, whole genome shotgun sequence genomic region:
- the LOC112734664 gene encoding uncharacterized protein — protein sequence MPLSSTAIGALLGLGTQMYSNALRKLPYMRHPWEHVLGMGLGVLFVDQLFKWEAKVEQDLDKMLEKAKAANERRYIDADDD from the exons atgcCGCTAAGCTCGACGGCGATCGGAGCCCTATTGGGTTTGGGCACTCAGATGTACTCCAATGCCCTCCGCAAACTCCCTTACATGCGCC ATCCATGGGAGCACGTGTTGGGAATGGGTCTGGGCGTTTTGTTTGTAGACCAGCTCTTCAAGTGGGAGGCCAAGGTCGAACAAGACCTCGATAAGATGCTCGAGAAGGCCAAGGCCGCTAACGAAAGACGTTATATTG ATGCAGATGATGACTAG
- the LOC112734663 gene encoding uncharacterized protein, giving the protein MRRVSSAVMILLWLFSSTMIIGNSSSLHSETTLRVLLEVKKSFQQDPENVLSDWSEENKDYCSWRGVTCGSSINSNSELQVVSLNLSDSSLTGSISHSLALLRNLHHLDLSSNNLNGPIPPNLSNLTSLESLLLFSNQLTGHVPTELGLLTSLRVMRLGDNELTGIIPASLGNLVNLVILGLATCRLTGSIPPQLGQLSNMENLILKDNELMGPIPAELGNCTSLTVFTAANNKLNGSIPSELSQLKTLQILNLANNTLSGEIPSQLGEMSDLVYLNFMGNQLEGAIPPSLSQLGNLQTLDLSMNKLSGGIPEELGNMRELSFLVLSGNNNLSGVIPTNICSNATKLEHMFLSDIGIHGEIPSSLGQCQSLKQLDLSNNSLNGSIPIEIYGLLWLTDLLLHNNTLVGSVSPSIGNLSSLQILALFHNNLQGPLPEEIGMLRELEILYLYDNQLSGDIPMEIGNCSSLQMIDLYGNHFSGEIPKSIGRLKKLNFLHLRQNDLVGEIPATLGNCHKLNILDLADNQLSGGIPATLGYLKSLEQLMLYNNSLEGNLPHQLTNVANLTRVNLSKNRLNGSMTALCSSRSFLSFDVTNNAFDGEIPPQLGNSPSLERLRLGNNRFSGEVPRTLGKIHELTLLDLSGNALTGPIPDELSLCNRLSQIHLHNNSMSGQIPTWVGSLPQLGELTLSFNNFSGPIPLGLFRCSKLLVLDLNDNSLNASLPAEVGDLASLTVLRLGRNKLSGPIPAAIGKLSKLYELQLSNNSFNGEIPTEIGKLQNLQTSLDLGYNNLSGEIPASLGNLLKLEALDLSHNQLTGEVPPQVGDMSSLGVLDLSYNNLQGKLDRKFSHWPDEAFEGNQQLCGSPLDHCNSDDASSRDQSGLNAPSVVVISAISTLAAVALFILAFRAFFRNKPEHLKRDSEANYVYSSSSSQAQRRPLFQLNPAGNRDFRWEDIMDATNNLSDEFKIGSGGSGTIYKAELANGDTVAVKKISAKDDFLLNKSFIREVKTLGRTRHRHLVKLIGYCGNNANKGAAWNLLIYEYMENGSVWDWLHGKPATASKVKRSLDWETRFRIAVGLAQGVEYLHHDCVPKIIHRDIKSSNILLDSKMEAHLGDFGLAKAIFENYDSRTESNSLFAGSYGYMAPEYAYSLRATEKSDVYSMGIVLMELVSGKTPTDETFGAEMDMVRWVEMHMDMHGAAREEVIDPELKPLLPAEEFAAFQVLEVALQCTKTTPQERPSSRKVCDLLLHVFNNRMAQFDKMNLDQYKFK; this is encoded by the exons TTCATTGGAATCTTTGCTTCTCTTCTCTAACCAACTCACAGGTCATGTCCCCACTGAGTTGGGCTTGCTCACCAGTCTCCGAGTCATGCGACTCGGTGACAACGAACTAACGGGCATCATTCCCGCCTCTCTTGGAAACCTCGTCAACTTGGTCATCCTTGGTTTGGCTACCTGCAGACTCACCGGGTCGATTCCACCGCAACTCGGCCAACTCAGCAATATGGAGAATCTGATACTTAAGGACAACGAGTTAATGGGACCGATTCCGGCCGAGTTGGGAAACTGCACGAGCCTCACTGTCTTCACCGCAGCTAACAACAAGCTCAACGGGTCAATCCCGAGTGAACTGAGTCAACTCAAGACCCTTCAGATTCTCAACCTCGCCAACAACACCTTGTCAGGGGAGATACCGAGTCAACTCGGGGAGATGAGTGATCTCGTTTACCTCAATTTCATGGGGAACCAACTCGAGGGTGCTATTCCACCATCGTTATCTCAACTGGGGAACCTTCAAACTCTCGACTTGTCAATGAACAAGCTCAGTGGCGGAATCCCAGAAGAATTGGGGAACATGCGTGAGCTATCTTTTTTGGTTCTTTCTGGCAACAACAATCTTAGTGGTGTCATTCCAACAAACATATGTTCCAACGCAACAAAGTTGGAGCATATGTTTCTGTCTGATATTGGAATTCATGGTGAGATTCCATCTTCATTGGGCCAATGCCAGTCACTGAAACAACTTGACTTGTCCAACAACTCACTCAATGGGTCCATTCCCATTGAAATTTATGGATTGCTGTGGTTAACTGATCTCTTGCTCCACAACAACACGTTGGTTGGTTCAGTTTCTCCCTCAATTGGAAACCTCAGTAGCTTGCAGATACTTGCATTGTTCCACAACAATTTGCAGGGTCCTCTGCCTGAAGAGATTGGGATGCTTCGGGAGTTGGAAATCTTGTATCTTTATGATAATCAATTGTCAGGGGATATACCCATGGAGATTGGGAACTGTTCCAGCTTGCAAATGATTGATCTCTATGGGAATCATTTCAGTGGTGAAATTCCAAAATCCATTGGAAGGCTGAAAAAATTGAATTTCCTTCACCTAAGGCAGAATGACCTTGTTGGTGAAATTCCTGCCACACTTGGTAACTGTCATAAGCTGAATATTCTGGATTTAGCAGATAATCAACTCTCAGGTGGAATCCCTGCAACACTTGGATACCTCAAGTCATTGGAACAGTTGATGCTCTACAACAATTCTCTTGAAGGTAACCTCCCTCACCAACTCACAAATGTAGCAAACTTGACCAGAGTGAATCTTTCTAAGAACAGACTGAATGGTAGTATGACTGCATTGTGTAGCTCTAGATCGTTTCTTTCCTTCGATGTCACGAACAATGCCTTTGATGGTGAAATTCCTCCCCAATTAGGAAATTCACCCTCACTTGAGAGGCTAAGATTAGGTAACAATAGATTTTCTGGTGAAGTTCCAAGGACATTGGGAAAGATCCATGAGTTGACACTGTTAGACCTCTCAGGGAATGCACTCACTGGACCAATACCGGATGAGCTCTCTTTATGCAACAGACTGTCTCAAATTCATTTACACAATAATTCTATGTCTGGCCAAATACCAACTTGGGTTGGAAGTTTGCCTCAGCTTGGGGAGCTTACCCTttccttcaataatttttctgGACCAATTCCATTAGGCTTATTCAGATGTTCCAAATTGCTGGTTCTTGACCTGAATGACAATTCTCTCAATGCTAGTCTCCCAGCTGAAGTTGGTGATCTTGCATCCCTTACCGTTCTCAGACTTGGCCGTAATAAGTTATCTGGACCGATCCCTGCAGCAATAGGCAAGTTGAGCAAGCTTTATGAGCTGCAGCTATCTAATAATAGCTTCAATGGTGAGATTCCAACAGAAATTGGAAAACTCCAAAATCTCCAGACCAGTTTAGACCTCGGTTACAACAATCTCTCAGGTGAAATCCCAGCTTCTCTTGGGAATCTGTTGAAATTGGAAGCACTTGATCTTTCCCACAATCAACTCACTGGAGAAGTCCCTCCACAAGTTGGTGACATGAGCAGTTTGGGAGTGCTTGATCTCTCCTACAACAACCTTCAAGGAAAATTGGACAGGAAATTCTCTCATTGGCCAGACGAGGCATTTGAAGGGAACCAACAGCTTTGTGGAAGCCCTCTTGATCACTGCAACAGTGATGATGCTTCCAGCAGAGATCAATCAGGCCTAAATGCACCATCAGTAGTGGTAATATCTGCCATTTCAACTCTAGCCGCAGTTGCGCTATTTATACTTGCATTCAGAGCCTTCTTCAGAAACAAACCAGAACATCTTAAGAGAGACAGTGAAGCGAATTATGTGTACTCCTCCTCTTCATCACAAGCACAGCGAAGGCCGCTGTTTCAACTCAACCCTGCTGGAAATCGAGATTTCAGGTGGGAAGATATCATGGATGCAACAAACAATCTAAGCGATGAATTCAAGATTGGTTCAGGGGGGTCAGGGACAATCTACAAAGCTGAATTGGCCAATGGAGATACAGTGGCTGTCAAGAAGATTTCAGCGAAAGATGATTTTCTGTTGAACAAAagcttcataagagaagttaagacACTTGGGAGGACAAGGCACAGGCATCTTGTGAAGCTTATAGGTTACTGTGGCAATAATGCAAACAAAGGAGCAGCTTGGAATCTGTTGATATATGAGTATATGGAGAATGGGAGTGTATGGGATTGGCTTCATGGGAAGCCAGCTACGGCCAGCAAAGTGAAGAGGAGCCTTGATTGGGAGACAAGGTTCAGAATTGCAGTGGGACTAGCTCAAGGAGTGGAGTACCTCCACCATGATTGTGTGCCAAAGATCATTCACAGGGATATCAAATCCAGCAACATATTGCTAGATTCCAAAATGGAAGCACACTTGGGAGATTTTGGACTTGCAAAAGCAATCTTCGAGAATTATGACTCCAGAACCGAGTCTAATTCTCTGTTTGCAGGATCTTACGGCTACATGGCTCCAG AGTACGCATACTCCCTACGTGCAACAGAAAAGAGTGATGTTTACAGCATGGGAATTGTGCTTATGGAGCTTGTTAGTGGTAAAACACCAACAGATGAAACTTTTGGAGCAGAGATGGATATGGTGAGATGGGTGGAGATGCACATGGATATGCATGGCGCTGCACGCGAGGAGGTGATAGATCCTGAGCTGAAACCTCTGTTGCCTGCTGAAGAGTTTGCGGCATTCCAAGTGCTTGAGGTAGCATTGCAGTGCACCAAAACTACACCACAGGAGAGGCCATCCTCCCGGAAAGTATGTGATCTTCTCCTCCATGTATTCAACAACAGGATGGCCCAGTTTGATAAGATGAATTTGGATCAGTACAAATTCAAGTGA